Below is a window of Perca fluviatilis chromosome 14, GENO_Pfluv_1.0, whole genome shotgun sequence DNA.
ATGCTCACAGATCCAGAGCTAATTGCCGCTGCCATTCTCGTCCCCAAATTCAAGACCTGCTGGACAAGTGATGAATGTGTCCTTAAACTGGGTAAGTCttgcacttttgtttttgctttacgCTTATAATAGTGAAAAGTCCAGCATTTGAAGTATCCCTAACCTAGTGCAAACAAATTACAATATTTATGTAatccttttatttatatatatatgtgtatatgtatgtatatgtgtgtgtgtatatatatatatatatatatatatatatgtatatgtatgtatgtgtatatatgtatgtgtatatgtgtttttaaattatgtCATATACCATCTTAGAGATAGTTGACATCTTATTTGGTTTTGTGTTCCATAGGCCTTGACTACATCAAAAGTCACCTGAAGGAACAAGTTGTGGTGAATGAAGGAGGTGATATCTACCATTCTTCGGAGGAGGAGGACTTTTTTTCAGCAATCAAGCAGTCCAGTTCCCAAGAAAATACCAAACAGCTGGAGACCTACCTGGGGTGCCCAGGTGATACAACGGATGTACTGAAGTCTTTCCCGGCAGTATGCCGCCTGTCATTGAGGCTTAACACGGCACTACCTGCCTCCGCTGCCTGCGAGAGACTGTTCAGCACTGCAGGGCTGATTTTTACACCAAAAAGGGCACGTGTTGATTCCAAGAACTTTGAAAATCAGCTTCTTTTGAAGCTAAACAAAGGTTTTTGGTAGTATTGGATTCTCTCTCTGTATCATGcgaacacacattcacactgatATTCAtgtgtaaatacacacacacacacacacacacacacacacacacacacacacacacacacacacacacacacacacacacacacacacacacacacacacacagtacattgATGCTAAAAAGGTTCTGGTTGTTATGTTAATTATGCCTTGGAAGTTATTACACAGGTTTTGAAGGGTCTTAGGGTTTCACCCAACATcaagcacacacagactttGAGGTATACATGTGATCACTTgcggtctctctctccctgtccctgaGATTTGCCTTAATCGCTGAGCTCCTGCTCTCCATGGGAAAGCCTTTTTGCTCAAGACTTTTCACCAGTGTGACTTTATGTGATTTTATAAAGAAAAGTGTATCAtatttgtgtgtaaatatactgtatctaaaaaCAAGTTTTTTCACTCACTCGCTGTCCTACACACAATAATGTTATGACACGTTAAGCATTACAGATGGTGTGTATATCTGTTCTGTACACAATTATGTTATAACACGTTACACTATACAGAAGGTCTGTATACCCTAGTTGCTCCCAAGTTCTTTAAGGGATTCAGGAAAAATCCATGCACATCTACAGATTTGAAGGCATACATCACTTGccatttttcttttgctggATGTCTATTTGgatatcaataaaaaaatgtaatagaaTGCACATTGAATTTGTATTTTCTCCAACTTGTATAGCACTTCAATAGCACTCCATGTTCAAAGATTTATTAGCTGTCAGTTTATATCTAATACACTGCTGCCATCCGTTAGTTGTACTCTAAAAGTATGCGGAActtacatgtagattccttttaaatgttaatgggaagattaaaaaaggaACTGGATTTGTGAATtatcacagaatcacaattgaattcatatcttgctactcaatcagaatcttattaacctggagtcccagtctctgtcacaataatcatatatgtgatgttttaggcctattggcagacattcatttaaaatgtagacaatggcatatataTGAAGAGCCTTTTCTACATGTctactgaagtttctcagcttacactctagtaacatttttggtccaggtagctttgcataaaaaatggttgtcattcgcaaggctacttttacttttatactttaagtacatttccaagcctgtactttgttacttttacttgagtaaagaagttaaatcagtacttctacttttaccagagtattttttaactcaagtatctgtacttctacttaagtatgagaagtgagtacttttgccatctctgcagCACAGCTATGAGAACACCAGCGCCAACAAGGGGAGCGAGGAGAATTGGGCCAGCGGTCAATCCAGTTGGAGACGTTGGGCTCTCCTCTGATCTGTCACCTTCCATCCAGCTAGGAAAGGCATTGCTGATGCGAGAAATTTCATCAATCTGAGATTTTGTCCCCAGAGACTTTCTTTCCACATTGGACAAAATTGAACATGAAACTTTCAAAAAATCTGGACTTCAGATTCCCTATACAGTAGCTTTTGCAACAATGGACATTGATGTCAGCTGCTCTCTGTGCTTTCACATAGCTTACACCATTAACCCAGATTTGCCATTGAATAGATTTCAACCCATCTGATTGCATTACAGATTTGAGACCAGTTGTTACAGTATTTGAAGTGCAGTGTGGAAAGTGAATTTGGTTTTACCTGTTTACTTTGATTTCTAAGATGTTTTCCTTTCCATTGTTTTTACCTGGTCAACAGCTTTAATATCTTCTGATTTAATtaagtgtatttgtttttgtttcaaatggAATGCTAGTCACTAATCACTGTGAGTAAAACCAactaaacatattttgttaagaGGAAATAACCTTCTTGATACAAGATGAGGAGTCAGATGATGAGGTCAGAGGACAtgaatttcttttataaattatgATTTAGTTCTTACAATTTTGCTAATGTCTAAATTTTTGTTCAGTAACTTTAATAGATATTCACACCTTTTTTTAAGGTGTGAAGGGGTGGACTGTTAGgtttaaaaataagttaaagcattggtgatgtctgataaaaatgtacttttggttGAATGAACACTGTAGCTGGAGGAAGCACTGAATCAACCGATTTCATCACAccacactaatcagcatttgactgcctcacccaaaagctagcttctaaagaattaattaggtcatggctgttatttagcatactgtaggagactcattgtcctcacaggaaaggtaactgctagacgtgattagaacaaaggaaatgcaaactctgtaaacttgaatacaaTCAACACTTCGATGATAATCAaccttagtctgtgacctggagtaaacctaaattcaggtgtgtccttatcctgaggGACAGGATAAATGGGGGCTCCTGAGACGATCTCAGGCCTGTTCTTCTGTGACTCCACAAGAGAAGCATGAGagcagtccgctgtcagctgcagtgtaacatttgtgttttcatgttttatgtttaattgtgtcttgactgtcgttttcatgttgtttttattaaacctcttgcttaactttcaatccGAACCTAACCTCTCCTTCGTCCCCAGAAATCtaagaacacgtcatttagTGTATTCTAACATTAATAACAgcacaatgttttattaagttGTCTCTGTCCTGATATCTTCACTAGTACAGGAAACTAGAGTTTGTACATCTTTAGTAACATTTAAACAGTTGAACTGGTTCAAACATGCGGCTGTATTTTAACAAGCCGTTAGTGTCACCTAGTGGAGAAAAAGCTAACAACAATGGGAACTCCTTTATTCAGGATCCAGTCTACAGGAGAGGACAGGGACTGTCATCGTCTCACTGAATGTGTTTTAAAGGTTAAAGAAAAGCTGTGGAGGTAAAGAGTAACCAGCAGTAGAAATCTTGATTTTTAGACAGAAATAATCTAtaataacagaaataaaaaccCAGCAGAGTTGCTGCTGTCAGTCCCAGTACACAGTAGAGGACGATCCTTCCCCGACTCTCTGGTTGTGGTGgacttgttgtgtttggtggacttgttgtgtttggtgtctcAGGTTCAGGCCGTTCCCTCGCTGCTGTAAAGAGACCAAACACATCTGTTTCATTCATgtgaagaaaaaacatttcactAAAAGAGAAGGAAGTGTAAGGATTGTGGATTTCCACAGTACTTCTATTCTCGGGTCCTTATTTATCTAAAAAGCTGCTGAATTGGGGCGTTGTTGGCCCGACAACAACCCCTCTTAGCTGTTCACAACATATCAGAGCCTGAAGTGAGCTATTGCTTTTATAAAACAGTCATCAAGTATGGCATTAACATTAGTGTCTTGTAAAAACAACACCTCAGGATTAGATTTGCATTAAATTACTTAAGATTCAAGCAAACTAATGCCTATTTTGATCTCCACCTGCTGCTGAGAAACAAATCTGGCTCTTCAGCTGATCGATGCTCGACATTCTTGGAGCCCAGGAAGCGGAGGGACTCCACCATCTTGACTGTAGAGTCACCCAGGGTGATGGGGGCGGGTGGGGCTGTGTCCTTCCTAAAGTTCACAACCATCTCCTCTGTCTTCAGGGCATTTAGCTCCAAGTTGTTCTGACTGTCCAGGTCACCAGGTGGTCAATCACCCACCTGTAgatgtgtttctaatattttggcCAGTCCATTTACATACACGGGAGGGCCAGAATATCAGAAACACCTGTCAGTATAATTCATCAGTACAACACCAGAGGAAGTGATGCTTTTCTTCAAAATGACCATAAATAATGAAACGGTGTGGTTAATGTGTCAGTGGATCCATAATGATCTGCTGCTTTATGGTGCAACATCATGAAAGCTTTTTGAACTTCTATCCAAAATTGTACAGCTTTAGCTTTGAGATTTAACATTTTGATGTTATCACAGTACTATAGTATCTATTTTCAAAATATGTAATTTCATTTAAGGTAGTTGTAAATATATATGAAGACTAAGCAACTAGTGAGTAAAACCAAGAAGAGGAATGCAGATAGCTAATTCAGATCCTTATCTGTGTGGTTTAATGGTTCGTCGATCTGTTGGTAATGCCTAGGGGCTCCAGTTGGGGGATCacgctcctcttcctcattcaATACAGACGAGTGAAGGAAGGAACTGCTTGTGTGTTTTCCTCATCCTTCTCCCGTTATTATTCCCCTTTTTAAGGGCACAACATCAACAAGTTTTTTCCTTGTTTCTTTAAAAGCTGCCAAACCCTTCACTCAATGAAAACATTATTAACACTGATATTAGTTATTTCTGCTGTAATCACTTAAATATTTGATAGGAACAGAGCTCGTTAATGAACATCAATATGTAAATATGCTGGAGTTAGCATTGATGCTAATTTACATCACTAGTGTTTAGACAGGTAACACAAGACAGAACATTACAAGTAACATACATGACATCATTTATTGATGCAAGTAAATAGACAACTAGAAGAGGACAAAAcattatgtaacatgtcaacTTCAAATTCAAACCTGTAGTAAAAtgaacataatttaaaatataaagatATAACACAACATTTTACATCACAAATAGTTTTCTGACACTAAGAACAGATGGAGGAGAGACTCTAGgagtctgatttattttttatgactatAACTTTATGCTCTGATGATTCATTTAAAGAGAGTCCTCAAGACTGAGTGCTGTTAGTCCTGATGGCTCCTTTCTCTGATAAACTCGACATTCGTACATCTGCAAACTGTAggtgatttcttttattattagtAGATTTggtaaaacaaaaactgaagacTAAGAGGAGAGCACAGAGAGCTGGGAGAAATGTTGTCAGTCCACATTTAAGACTGATCCTGCCCCGACTCTCTGGTTGTTGTGgacttgttgtgtttggtggacttgttgtgtttggtgtctcAGGTTCAGGCCGATCCCTCACTGCTGTAAAGAGACCAAACACATCTGTTTCATTCATGTGAaggaaaaacatttaatttcatttttataaaaGAAGTGGAACCGGTAGGTTAAGTACACTGTCACATGAGACATCACGTGAGACACACGGAAATAAATGCCCGTCCGGTAAGCTCAGACTTTCCCTTTTTCTGCTGTTGTCGCTGCTTGGTGTGCCTGGTGTGCCTGGTGTGCTGTTCCTTGGTTCAAGATTAACGCTCTGTGGTTGGCGGGTTCGATGGAGGAGACAGCCAAGGTACTTTTGCTTTGTTTGATTTTCACTTTTACTGTGTGTCTTACCATGCCGGGACAGACATTgtcctttgtttttttctgttcgtGCAGTGCACAGCGCCGCTGCTGTTTTGCCTAGTCTGAGTTTTACACTTACTCACTTAGCTtaccttttttattaatttaaactTGTCTGTATTGGAACCTTTGcctgtttgtttattgttacaAGGGGGTTTCATGTTTGTATTGAGGAGAGTTCATTTCGAACCACTGTAACCACTTAAATAGTTTCCACTTTAATAgtctttattttaatgaaattctCCTCTCCTactgtgttttgtatttttcgttgttttgtgtttttattgcattggttttgttttaacttatttttacaGTTACGTTCAACTGAACATTGTCTTTGGGTTTATAATAAATGATTTTGGGTTGCCCAAACCAACCTCGTCTCTGATTGGTTAGGTGGGCTTGCCTGTGTAGTGGGAGTCCCCGGATTGGTACCGACTGATATCAAATTAAATTTTAAACTTTTTGGGTGAAAGTCCCAAGGTGGCGTTGTCAACTGTGTTAAATTGCTAAATTTTGGGCTAAGCCCTCTATTGGGCCCGGTTACAGAAGGAAGTGTACAGATATCCTCTTAGCTGTGATATAATCACATACAACGGACTGAAGTAAGgtattgcttttaaaaaaacggTCAATAAGTACAGTATAACATTATGAAACTTAGTCACAttccaatttaatttaaatagactttaataaataatcatgTTCACAATAAAGTGGGTCCACCTAGGCTGGCTTCCCACACATACTGAGGTGGATACTATATAACGCAGATGAAAGACTTCCCTCAGAGGCACCAGATATCAGTTTGTATAATGTTTTTTAATGTGTAAAAGGAATTTGAAAAGCTACTATGTGGTTATTATATCACGgctataaaccaatcagattgcttgaTTTGAGCTACCCTTTTTATAATATATCAACTTACCAGTGACATTgagcaaacatctaccagagttACTCCCATAATCTGTGAGCACATCACACAGGTACAGTCCCGAGTCTTCAGTCCTGAGTCTGGACACATGAAGTCTGAGTCGTCCTTCTCTGAGGACGTCTTTGTCCCACTGGACTCGTCCTACAAACTGTTCATCCTGAGACTCTGGGACCTCAACTCCTTCATGGAGATGAAACAGGACTGGATTCTTGAGGATAGTTAACAGTTCACAGAAGATATTAAGAGAGTTGGAGGAACTGTGAGGGTTGGATGTGAAGGTCCACTCCAGTGTGATGTGGTGGTTCTCCTCTGCCTGATAGGAGGTCTGGGTCACATTCACTACAAATGTTCCTgttgaggagacagagagggaaagtgaGGAGCAGACACACTGACAACTTTAAACTCCATCTCCACATGTTTCTGTGGACACTAGTGATTCTTTGTTTAGTGTTAGTGGATAATAAAGTGAAGCTGTAAACTAACCAGAGACACAGGAGGTCAGGATGATGAGCAGCAGGATGCTGCAGATCATCTTCTCCCTGTGAGAGGAGACAGCGGTGAAGAGACTATCTTGCTTATTCCCTACACACAACTGCTAAAACAATGTAAACTACAAGATTGAAGAAAATTAACAATTAGAGAATTAGGCTAAATATAAAACTTTCTAAGTGGCAGTAATATGTTTATGTCACAAGATGGCGCCAATGGTTCAACTCCCCCTTAAGCGAGAAAGGAGAAAGTCAGAACTGACAGTAATAACCATGGGACATGACCTGAGGTAGTTACTCACAGAACCCTTCCATCAAGGTACAATCCTCCTCGTACTCGCTGGAGTAGAGACAGGAATACAACTCCACAGCTATCCTTCTTATCTGGCTTGGTTCTGTGATTGTTTACCCTAGAGGGAGGCTAGAGGCTAGAGGGAGCATCCATCTCTGAGATGGTCTGGAATTGGGACCGGACCAGTACACCCTGTACTTTTACGTCCAGCAGGTCGGCTAAAGCTAGGTTTTTAAATTTGAGGATTTTAATACATCCTCGATCTCCTGTGGACTCACGTTGAGGGTTTGCTGCTGACATAAAGCTTGATTTCTGTCTTACCATGGTCCCACCACTGCTAAAATCACCCTTCCTTTTCTAAAACCATgccataaataaataaggtcctctctaaatgtatttatcaaatgttaagacttttaattattaattaattaataccaATACGTGCTTTTGGGTTTCACATTTctaataaaaacattacaaaaaagcaaagaatgatcagtagcagcagcaggaatgacattacacactttaaaaatattaaaattattctTTAAACAATAAATTCAATCTAATCTGGCTGATAGATCCTACTCTCTCTGAGGTGGGACCATGTGTACTGTCTGCAGTTTGTGTATGCATCCTCCTCCATACATCTACCAGGCCATGAGCGGAGACCAGCTGCttcagggcatgctgggaaactgTGAAGAGGAAGCTCCTAGACTCACACTCACATGACAAAATTACTTCCCCTTCCCACTCTCTTCTCCAATCTGCTTCATTGGTGCTGTCATGTGCCTGTATATGCCCAAAGAATACATTGTCAGGAGTGGGACGTGTTGCTCCCAGATATCTGTGGTCTGGATGTGTCCGATGATATACCTCGAACACAAAGCTGTGTCACCACGTCAGATGATATAATAAACAGGGCTGTGAGACATGAGCAAATACCAACCATTGTTTTCATACAAAATCTTTTCTGAGCCTGTCAGGAGCACAAAAAAACTTTCAGTGAACAAAAATCAAggctgcacaattgccccattaggttacattgcagctcggTTCGCGTCACTGCGATCTtcctcaatactggaccaatttcaaagattttttgtCATATATGTCTatttgacaaaacaaacatgggggaatggggtccaggttgaaaataacatgttcagaacagttggaaatcttaatgttttagctcacagggatttgtctaaaatacgtttacctcattatttgaaaatcctacattataacattgttgacagaaaatacggaaaagcataatGTGTCCACTCTAAACTGTTGTTGAATTGTCTCTTTACTGAGAGAACTGACCACATTATTATCTGTTAACTTCTGGTCTAATCCACCAACCCTCACACACTAAATCTGTACAACAGGATTCATATCATGACAACATCAACACATTCCCTCATTACCGTGTGTGTCTACAGTCAGTTAAGATCCAAACCAGGAGACTAGACGACAGAGGTCCAGTTTGTGTCTGAATTCTGCAACAGACTAATCCACACACCGCAGCTtcttttatatacagtagctgCTGAGAGTTCTGCAGGAATATGATTTTGCTGACCTCACaattgtttatgtatgtgtgactTTGAGAAAGAAGAAGTAATGCTGGGAATATATCTTGAAGAGAGAAGTCAGGCAAGACAGATccgaaaaaaaaagtagaaaagtgACAGAAGACAAAGACACTTTATCTGCAACACTGAAAGAAGTGAAAACAAATTTGTTTGAAGAGACTTATTGGCCTGTACTACAAGAAAATTAGCTTACTCAGCCATTCTACAAGTTAAAAGCTGTTGGAATCAGTTAGAAAAATAATTATTGTCTTCCAGAAATGACCCAGATGTCAGGGAAACCTAAACAGGTTCTTAAACCGCCTTCACATTGGCACAGTAGATCCggccggaagtcattcatttcctatggagatTCACAGACCGCACGAGAATGGTTCCAAACAGATGCAAACGAGTGCGGCGAGAAAAAAATCTTGTC
It encodes the following:
- the LOC120573110 gene encoding uncharacterized protein LOC120573110 isoform X4 — protein: MICSILLLIILTSCVSGTFVVNVTQTSYQAEENHHITLEWTFTSNPHSSSNSLNIFCELLTILKNPVLFHLHEGVEVPESQDEQFVGRVQWDKDVLREGRLRLHVSRLRTEDSGLYLCDVLTDYGSNSGRCLLNVTVRDRPEPETPNTTSPPNTTSPPNTTSPPNTTSPPQPESRGRIVLYCVLGLTAATLLGFYFCYYRLFLSKNQDFYCWLLFTSTAFL
- the LOC120573110 gene encoding uncharacterized protein LOC120573110 isoform X3, with translation MICSILLLIILTSCVSGTFVVNVTQTSYQAEENHHITLEWTFTSNPHSSSNSLNIFCELLTILKNPVLFHLHEGVEVPESQDEQFVGRVQWDKDVLREGRLRLHVSRLRTEDSGLYLCDVLTDYGSNSGRCLLNVTAVRDRPEPETPNTTSPPNTTSPPNTTSPPNTTSPPQPESRGRIVLYCVLGLTAATLLGFYFCYYRLFLSKNQDFYCWLLFTSTAFL
- the LOC120573110 gene encoding uncharacterized protein LOC120573110 isoform X6, with protein sequence MICSILLLIILTSCVSGTFVVNVTQTSYQAEENHHITLEWTFTSNPHSSSNSLNIFCELLTILKNPVLFHLHEGVEVPESQDEQFVGRVQWDKDVLREGRLRLHVSRLRTEDSGLYLCDVLTDYGSNSGRCLLNVTAARERPEPETPNTTSPPNTTSPPQPESRGRIVLYCVLGLTAATLLGFYFCYYRLFLSKNQDFYCWLLFTSTAFL
- the LOC120573110 gene encoding uncharacterized protein LOC120573110 isoform X2, which produces MICSILLLIILTSCVSGTFVVNVTQTSYQAEENHHITLEWTFTSNPHSSSNSLNIFCELLTILKNPVLFHLHEGVEVPESQDEQFVGRVQWDKDVLREGRLRLHVSRLRTEDSGLYLCDVLTDYGSNSGRCLLNVTVRDRPEPETPNTTSPPNTTSPQQPESRGRISLKCGLTTFLPALCALLLVFSFCFTKSTNNKRNHLQFADVRMSSLSEKGAIRTNSTQS
- the LOC120573110 gene encoding uncharacterized protein LOC120573110 isoform X1, coding for MICSILLLIILTSCVSGTFVVNVTQTSYQAEENHHITLEWTFTSNPHSSSNSLNIFCELLTILKNPVLFHLHEGVEVPESQDEQFVGRVQWDKDVLREGRLRLHVSRLRTEDSGLYLCDVLTDYGSNSGRCLLNVTAVRDRPEPETPNTTSPPNTTSPQQPESRGRISLKCGLTTFLPALCALLLVFSFCFTKSTNNKRNHLQFADVRMSSLSEKGAIRTNSTQS
- the LOC120573110 gene encoding uncharacterized protein LOC120573110 isoform X5, producing MESLSVSSTGTFVVNVTQTSYQAEENHHITLEWTFTSNPHSSSNSLNIFCELLTILKNPVLFHLHEGVEVPESQDEQFVGRVQWDKDVLREGRLRLHVSRLRTEDSGLYLCDVLTDYGSNSGRCLLNVTAVRDRPEPETPNTTSPPNTTSPQQPESRGRISLKCGLTTFLPALCALLLVFSFCFTKSTNNKRNHLQFADVRMSSLSEKGAIRTNSTQS